Genomic DNA from Prosthecobacter sp. SYSU 5D2:
GCCAGGAAGGTGCCGAGGCCGTCCGCATCGCCCTGGAAATCACTGACCAGATTGAGAAAAACGCGGCGCTGGGAGAGAAGTGACTCTCCTGATACAACTGGTTGACCACACTTGGGTTACCGATACTTTTTAATCATGACCATAACCGCCAAAGGCCAAGTGACGATTCCTCAATTTCTGAGAAATCGCTACCGTCTGCGCCCAGGAAGTCATGTTGATATTATCCCGCAGGAAGACGGCCTGCATTTGGTCCCGCAAAAAACGCTTCCCACCCAGGGAGAAGTCAATGACTGGCTCTCCAAAGCAACGGGATCGGCTGCAACCACATTGACTACGGACGAACTCATGACGCTCACACGCGGGGAGGATTGATCCATGGTGCTTGTGGATACGAACATCCTGATTGATATCGCCACCAAGGATCTGCAATGGTACGCTTGGTCCAGTGCTCAACTGGCCAGTTTGGTCAGCCAGGGAAAGGCGGCCATCAATCCAATCATCTACGCAGAACTCGCACCGGCATTTGCCAATGAAACGGAACTCGATTCCAAATTGCTGCCGCCGGATCTGATCATCCGTTTGCCCCTTCCCTATTCCGCAGCATTCTCCGCCGCACGCGCGTTCATGAGCTACAGGAAGTCAGGGGGCATTAAAACATCTCCCCTTCCCGATTTTTACATTGGAGCTCACGCCGAGGCCGAAAGCCTCACATTGCTGACACGTGACCCGGTCCGTTACCGCACCTATTTCCCCCAAGTCCAACTCATCACCCCATGACCTCCTTTTACATCATCGCCGGTGAAGTCAGCGGAGACACCCATGGGGCAGGCTTGCTGAAGGAACTGCGGCTGCTGGCGCCGGAGATCAAGGTCGCCGGTCTGGGCGGTCCGAGGATGAAAGAAGCCTCAGGTGCCGGCATTGAGGACTGGGTGGAGACGGCGGGAGTGGTGGGTTTGTGGGAGGTGCTGAAAATGTATGGCTACTTTAAGCAGAAGTTCAATGCCACGCTCACCGCCATTCTGGAGCAGCAGCCCGCTGCGGTGATCCTGGTGGATTACCCGGGCTTCAACCTGCGCGTGGCCAAGGCCCTGCGGGAAAAAGGCTACAAAAGCAAAATATTGTATTACATCAGCCCCCAGGTTTGGGCCTGGAAAAAGGGCCGAGTGAAGACCATGGCCAAGGTGCTGGACCTGATGATCTGCATCTTCCCATTCGAAAAAGAGTTCTATGAAAAAAGCGGCCTGCCCACCGAATTCAGCGGCCATCCCATGGTGGACCGCGTGGTCACCCTGCGTCGCAATTGGGAGCGCGAGCGCGGCCTCGTCGGCTGGTTTCCCGGCAGCCGCCTGAATGAGGTGAAGCGGCTTTTTCCCATCATGCTCCAGGCCGCCCTGGCCATCCGCATGGTGCATCCGCAGGCACGCTTTGCCGTCTCAGCGGCCAATGAAACCCTGGCCGGCCACATGCGCCAGATGGCCGATGCTGCGGGCATGCCCGAGGCCCGGCAGTGGATCGAAACCGGCACCGTCTATGACCTCATGCAGCGCGCCCAGGTCGGTGCCGTGGCCAGCGGCACCGCCACCCTGGAAGCCGCCTGTTTTGGCCTGCCGTATGCCCTGGTTTATCAGGTCAATGGACTCACCTACGCGGTGGCCAAAGCCGTCGTCCGCATCAAGCACATCGGCATCATCAACGTCCTGGCCAAAAGGGAGGTCGTCAAAGAGCTTGTCCAGGGAAGCCTCAATCCCGATGTCCTGGCCGCCGAAATGGTGGACCTGCTGACCAATGATATACGCCGCCGTGATCTGCAAAACGACCTCGCAGAAGTCGTCGCCACGCTGGGCCAGGGCGGGGCTTATCACCGCGCCGCCCAGGCCGTCCTGAACAGCCTCCATCCGTAGCTATGGCCTTTCGGGCTTGCTTTTCCCGCATTTACGCCTAAAACCCTCGCTCTCTATGGCATCAACCCCAGTCATCAACCTCCGCAAGGGCCACGCGGTTCGTTATAACAACGAAGTCTGTCTCGTGTCCGATTTCGAACTCAAGACCCCTCCGCGCATGGCCTCCTATGTGCAGATGTCCGTCCGCACGCTCAGCACGGGCAAGGTTTACAACCTGCGCATGACCTCCAACGAATCCCTTGAGGCCGTGAACCTGAACCGTGAGCCCCATGAGTACAGCTACAAGGACGGCGAAGACTACCACTTCATGCACCCTGAGACGTTCGAAGACGTGGTCCTCATGGAAAGCCAGGTCAAAAACGCCAAGGACTATCTCATCGAAGGCCAGAAGTACACCGTCCAGTTTGCCGACGACATCGTCATCGGCATCGAGCTGCCACCTTCCGTCGTGATGACCGTCACCGAATCCCCTGAGGGCGTCAAAGGCGACTCCGCCAACAACGTTTACAAAGCTGCCAAGCTGGAAACCGGCCTCGTCGTCCAGGTTCCCCTCTTCATCGGCCCAGGCGACAAAATCAGCGTCAAAACCGAAGACAACAGCTATCTCGGCCGCTCCAACTAAGCCGCCTCGCAGCCTCAATTTTCAACCTTTCAAAGCCCCGGTGCAAACCGGGGCTTTTTTTGTTTCATGAAAGGATGCAGTTCACTCCAGAGAAGCCAGCGCCAGCACATTCATCACCGCTTTCGGCACAAAGGTGTCCACCTCCACATACTCCGGCAGCTTGCTGCCATCCGCCGACCGTTCGGAACAATGCGCGTTTCCCCCGCTTGGCCCCATGGCATCCAGGGTCGGTGCCAGGGAGCACAGGTAGTTGGCATCGCTGAGGCCACCGCGGGCCATGCGCAGCACCGGCAGTTGCATGGCCGCCCCTGCCTTTTCCCAGGCATTGAAAAGCGCCTCCGTCTCCGCTCCGCCCGGCCAGGCCTCCGTGCTGCCCAGGCACTCCACCACAATCTTCGCTCCGGCTTCCGTCGGACCCGCCATCGCTTCCAGCGCCGCAGCGGCATCCGCCAGCACCTGCGGTTCAAAGGCCCGCATTTCCAGCTTCACCACCGCCTGATGAGGAACCCTGTTCAGCACCGTGCCGCCATTAAAGCTTGCCACATTCACGGTTAGGCCGCGTTCAGGATCGCTCAGTGCATGAATGCGCGGCAGGATGCGGGCCATTTCCACCACGGCATTGATGCCAAGCGCATGATTGCTCCCCGCATGCGCGCCGCGCCCCTCGCAGGTGATTTTGTACTCCAGCCGTCCTTTTCGCGAAGTCACCACGTGATAACCGGCCGCATCTCGTGGACCGCCTTCAAAAACCAGAACCCCGCGCGCCCCCGCCGGACAGCGCTCCGCCGTGCACCGGGCAAAGTCTGAGCCGATCACCTCCTCCGCAGAATTAGCCGCGATGAGCCAGTGAGTCTTTTCAAACAGTTCCGGCAGCACCTCCTGCATCGCCTTCAGCATCAGCCACATCATTACCGTACCGCCCTTGTTATCCACCGTACCCGGTCCGTAAATCCGCTCTCCGTCCACCTGCCAGCCGAAGTTGTTTCTCTTCTCTTCCTCAGGCGGAAAAACCGTGTCCAGATGCGTCACCAGCACCACCGGCTTATCGGTAGAATCCATGCCCCGCCGACGCAAAAACAAATGCGGCCCGTGCTCCAGATGCTGCGCCGGTACATAGTCCGCCTCGAAACCCAGCTCCGAAAAACACTCCGCCGTCACCCGCCCCACGGATTCGATGCCCTCCAGGTTCGTGGTGAAGCTGTTGATCTCCACCATCCGCCGCAGCCAGTGCAGCGCTTCTGGAAGATAATGCTGAGCACGGGCAGTGAGGTCTTCGATCATATAAATAGGATTACGTTCGCGGACGTGCTCCGATACCACATCTCTGCGGCATGACAACGCGGCCTTGCTCATCAAAAGTGATACCCGTATAATCATCATCCGTCAGATACAGGTGCCCGTCCAGGTCCACAAAATCCGCCCATGGAGCCAGATGCGCTGCCGCCGTTGTGCCCAGGCTGCTCTCGATCATGCAGCCCAAAAGAACGCCCATCCCCAGCCTGCGCGCCTCCGCAATCATCTCAATCCCCCCGCCAAAGGAAGCGCACTTTAGCAGCTTCACATTCACCCCGTCCGCCAGCCCGGCCAGACGCTGCACATCCTCAGCGTTCTGTGCGCTTTCATCTGCATACAGCGGCAGCGCGCCCGCTGGCAGCTTCGCCTTCAGTTCCTTCCAGGCTTCGATGCCCTGTCCATGATGCACCGGCTGCTCGATCATCACCAGCCCATACCTCTTCAGCCGCTCCATCATAAGAACCGTCTCATCCACCGACCAGCCGCCGTTTACATCTGCAAACATCGTCGCTCCAGGTGCCGCCGCACGTGCTGTCGAAACAATGCCTTCGTCATGATCCAGGTCACCGCTGCCCAGCTTCAGCTTCAACACCCGGAACTGCCGCGACGTCTCCCGCACCTTTTCCTCAAAGACCTCCAAGTCAGTCGGGATGCCGAGTGACCGGCACGCATAAACCTCCTCCCAGGGTTTGCCTTTCCCCAAGATCTTCTCCACACTCTGCCACAACGGCTCTGCCTGCTGATCCCAATGACAAAGATCCCGCGCCAGCTGGCCCGCCTTGCTCCCCCCTCCCTCCCTTTCGCCTTTCAGCCAGGACACAGTCTCCTCCGCGTTCTCCCTGTAATAGTACACAATCGGAGCTTCACCCGCCGCCCCACTTTCATGGACCCTCACCACCTGCCGGGTAGAGCTGACCCCATGAGCAATGCGAAACGGCTCTGTCAAATGCAGCGTTTTCAATTCGATTTCTGGCATGATCCGTCAATTTGACCGCGGATTCTGTGCATTGAGAAGTGAAATTTCCGAATCCTGTGCTTATGGTGCCGGTTCCAGCCGAACCGTCATGCCCATGCCCCGTCCCTACCCTTCCCGTTACCCCTCCAATGCCCCCAAGCCGCCACCGCCTGGCAGCGAATCCTGGGTGCGGCCATGGGCACAGATGAAGTACTACTCGTATCACCCCGCCATCTTCCCCAATATGGTCGGCGCGATTTCCAACGACGCAGGCGCAGGCGATCTGGTGAACGTCTATGACAAAGAAGGCCAGCCCTTCGGTGCGGGCTTCCTCAACCCCAAAGCCCGCGTCCCCCTGCGTGTCATCCACCATGGCCTGGCCCCTTTTGGTGAAGCCGAGCTCGATGCCCGCCTCATCCAGGCCGTGCGCCTGCGCAAAGAAACGCTGAAGCTGGACGCCAGCACCGATGCCTATCGTGTCATCCATTCCGATGCCGACGGTATCAGCGGCCTTATTGTGGACCGTTACGATGACACCCTCTCCATCCTCGTCACCACCCTCGGCGTCTGGCGCCGCATCCGCCGCTGGCTGCCTTTGTTGCACAAGGAGTTAGGCACCATCAACCATGTCATCCAAACGGATCCCGACATCTCCCTCATCGAGAGCATGCGCATCAGCGACGTGCCGGAGATTGACGATCCCGCCCCGCCCGTCGTCCGCATCCGTGAAAACGGCGTCCGTTACCTCGTCAACTTTGAGGACGGTCACAAGACCGGCTTCTTCTGCGACCAGCGTGACAACCGCCTGAAGTTCGGCCAGCTCGCCCGTGGCCGTGTGCTTGACCTTTGCACCTACACCGGCGGTTTTGCCCTTGCAGCCAAGCTCATTGGCAAGTGTGAAGACGTCACCGGTGTGGACCTCGATGAAAAAGCCATCGCCCAGGCCAAGCTGAACGCCAACCTCAACCAGACCAAGCTCACCTGGACTCAGGGCGATGCCTTCGGCTGGTCACGCCAGATGATCAAAAATGGCGAGCTTTGGGACACCGTCGTGCTGGACCCGCCCAAGTTTATCCACCACCGCGATACGCAGGAAGAGGGCATCTTCAAATATCGAGACCTTAACGGCCTCGCCATCCAGCTCGTCAAGCGCGGCGGCCTTTTTGTGAGCTGCTCCTGCTCCGGCCTCATCAGCACCGAGGAGTTTGAGGAGCTCGTCATCGGCGTCGCCCACCGCCACGGCCGCAAGCTCCAAATTCTCGATCGTACCGGCCCCGGCATGGACCACCCCGTCATGTCCAACTGCCCCGAAAGCCGCTACCTCAAAGTCATCTGGGCGGTTGTCGTGTGAGGCCGTAGCCCAGTTGCGCCGCAACTGGGCTTTGCACCTTGCCTCAGAACCCGTTGCAGCGCAACGGCTCTACTTTCAGGGTGCCTGCCGGCCAAACTTCCGCTCCAGTTCATTGATGGACATCTGGATCAGCGTCGGTCGGCCATGAGGGCAGCAGTAGGGCATCTCACAGGCAAAGAGATCCTCCAGCAGCGCCTGGATCTCCGGGGTTGCAAGACGGTCGTTCGCCTTCACGGAATGCCGGCACACGGTCGTTGCAATCATGTCCTCACCCAGCCGCAGAGATGAACTTTTGGAGCTGAGGCTTTGCAGTTCCTCAATCACCTGGTCCAACCAGGCCAGCGGATCATCCGTCTTCAAAAACGTCGGCAGCGCCTCCACCTTGAAGGTGTTCGGACCAAAGGGCTCCGCCTCGATGCCCAGTCGCGACAACGCCTCCAGATTCCGCGTCAGCACATCGGCATCACGCGGACTGGTTTGAAGCGTCAGCGGCATCAGCAGCCGTTGCGAGGGCACTCCGCCCTGCTCCATGGCCCGGCGCATTTTTTCAAAGTTCACCCGTTCATGTGCGGCATGCTGGTCCATCAGCACCAGCCCTTCCGTGCTCTCCATCAGCACATAGAGCTTGTGCAGCACACCGATGATCCGGAAGTGCGGCATCGTCTTTTTCACCGGTGCTTCGGCTGGCTGTTCAGCGGACACTTGCGGCATGGCCGGGGCCACTTCATCCGCTTTGGCTGGAGCTGTAAACGTGCGCTCCGCCACAGGCACCGGCATCCGCCTTGCCTCTACCCGCTCCGGCAACGGCGAAAGTGCCGGACCAATGATACCAGGCTCCGCCGGCCGCTCTGGCTGCATCATTCGCGGAGCGGCGGGAGACGCCGGTATAACCAATTCTGCTTGCGTGCTGGCGGGCAGGCTTGCGGGCGCCCTTGGCACATGTCCGGTGGGCAGCTTGCTGCCTGTCTCCAGCGCCTGCTTCACCGCGCGCGCCACCGCTTCGCGGACAGCAAAGCCGTCATGAAAACGCACTTCCTTTTTGGCCGGATGCACATTGATGTCAAAGGACTGCGCCTCCATCTCCAGGAACAGAAACGTCACCGGATACTGCCCCTTCATCAGCGCATTGTGAAAGCCTTCCTTCAGCCCATAGTTGATGGATGGGCTTTCAATCGGCCGCCCGTTCAGAAACGTAATTTGCTGCTGCCTGTTAGACCGGCTCAGCCCCGGTCCGCCGATGTATCCGGACACGCTGATCCCCAGATGCTCCACCTCCGGCAGCCGGATCAGCCTTGACGTCAGCTCTTCCCCCACCAGCCCGCGAATGCGCTCAAGCATGTCACCTGTGGCCGGCAGATGAAACATCACCGCACCATCACGGATGAGCGTGAAAGCCGCCTGCGCATTGGCGATCGCATGCATGCGGAACTGCTGCTCAATGTGCGCATACTCCGTGGCCTCCGTGCGCAGAAACTTGCGCCGTGCTGGAACATTAAAAAACAGCGACCTCACCTCGATGACTGTGCCGTGGTTGCCGCCGTGGTCCTTCACCGCCGTCAGCTTGCCGCCCATGATCTCGATCTCAGTGCCACTCAGCGCCTCCCTTTCCCGTGTAGCCAGGCGGAAGCGTGACACACTGGCAATGCTGGGCAGCGCCTCGCCTCGAAAGCCAAAGGTGCGGATGGCCGCCAGGTCCTCCTTGGTCCGGATCTTGCTCGTCGCGTGCCGCTCCATGCACAGCATCGCATCCTCCCGGTCCATCCCGCACCCGTCATCGGTGATGCGGATCAGCGCCGCGCCGCCTCTCTGTACCTCCACCGTCACGTGCCTGGCTCCCGCATCCAGACTGTTCTCCACCAGCTCCCGAATGACGGCCGCCGGGCGTTCCACCACTTCCCCGGCTGCCACTTGGCTGGCAAGAGAATCAGAAAGAATACGAATTTTTGACATAAGACTGCAAATAGTGCAGGACGAACGCACGTAACCCAATCATGTGACATCATCACACCAGAATGCGACTCCTGGTTTTTTTGATTTTCATCTTAATTTCATACCCTCCATGATTCAAATCACTCCAAATGCGGTCACCGAGCTGTCCAATATGCTTTTGGCACATCAAGCTGAGGAAGGCAGCGGCCTTCGCATCGGCATTGAAAAGGGCGGTTGTGCGGGATTGCAATACGCCATGCGCATTGCCCAGCCTGACCCTTCTGATCATCTTTTTATAAATAACGGCGTCACGGTTATTGTTGATAGTGCCAGTTTGGCATTTCTCGATGGTAGCACAATTGACTACATTGATGCATTGAATGATTCTGGATTCCGTGTAATCAATCCCAATGCCACCCGCAGTTGCGGCTGTGGAACGTCCTTCGAACCAAAGGAAACAGCTTGAGGAACATTTTTTTTAGCTTATTCACAGAAATTGCTTTTCTTTTTGGTTTGAACCAGTAAAATTTTAGCAGTGAATTTTTCCAGTATTTAACAATTTTCTCATATTTGATATGCAAGTCCGATTTCTGAGCGACGGTAGCGAGTACCGCTCTTATGGCGGAGGCAGCCTTTCCCAAAAGAAAGAAGGGGGTGGCATTTTTTGGTGGGCCATCCTTATCACACTCCTTATGGGAGTTGCGACATTCTGTTGGTTTTTCAGCATCATGATCTTTTCCCACCCGGAAAAGCCTTTCCATTATAAGATGCTGGCCAAGTTCAAAAAACTTACGCCGCTTCGTCCATACACGATCTACACCGCGCCAGCCGGCAAGTCATTCGGTCCAAGAGACATCCTGGCCGAATTCTACCCTTACAACCGCGAGCAGCTCGGAGTTCGTAATGATCTGTTCAAACGTTCTTATCTGAAAAACTATCAGCACGAGCAGCCTGTCTATCTGTTGGGCAGCTTTCGTGTTCTAAGTGTGCGCCAGCTCGCCGCCAGTGACGTGTTTACCCGTGGCTGGATCGTCAGGGCACGCTCCAGCGAGCTTGAGGATGTGGACGTTGAACTGGTCATGCCGGGCCTGTCCAAAGATGTGGCCCCATTTGCTTCGGGTGACACCTTCAACCTTCAGAAGCGCAGCTATGCCTCCGCCCTGCATGTGCAGCGGATGGATGAAGACCGCATTTGCATCACCGTTGTTCCTCTGGCCTACCAGGCTGTGGCCAAAGCCGGTGAAGAGGTCCTGAC
This window encodes:
- a CDS encoding class I SAM-dependent rRNA methyltransferase translates to MPRPYPSRYPSNAPKPPPPGSESWVRPWAQMKYYSYHPAIFPNMVGAISNDAGAGDLVNVYDKEGQPFGAGFLNPKARVPLRVIHHGLAPFGEAELDARLIQAVRLRKETLKLDASTDAYRVIHSDADGISGLIVDRYDDTLSILVTTLGVWRRIRRWLPLLHKELGTINHVIQTDPDISLIESMRISDVPEIDDPAPPVVRIRENGVRYLVNFEDGHKTGFFCDQRDNRLKFGQLARGRVLDLCTYTGGFALAAKLIGKCEDVTGVDLDEKAIAQAKLNANLNQTKLTWTQGDAFGWSRQMIKNGELWDTVVLDPPKFIHHRDTQEEGIFKYRDLNGLAIQLVKRGGLFVSCSCSGLISTEEFEELVIGVAHRHGRKLQILDRTGPGMDHPVMSNCPESRYLKVIWAVVV
- a CDS encoding AbrB/MazE/SpoVT family DNA-binding domain-containing protein yields the protein MTITAKGQVTIPQFLRNRYRLRPGSHVDIIPQEDGLHLVPQKTLPTQGEVNDWLSKATGSAATTLTTDELMTLTRGED
- a CDS encoding iron-sulfur cluster assembly accessory protein → MIQITPNAVTELSNMLLAHQAEEGSGLRIGIEKGGCAGLQYAMRIAQPDPSDHLFINNGVTVIVDSASLAFLDGSTIDYIDALNDSGFRVINPNATRSCGCGTSFEPKETA
- a CDS encoding type II toxin-antitoxin system VapC family toxin — protein: MVLVDTNILIDIATKDLQWYAWSSAQLASLVSQGKAAINPIIYAELAPAFANETELDSKLLPPDLIIRLPLPYSAAFSAARAFMSYRKSGGIKTSPLPDFYIGAHAEAESLTLLTRDPVRYRTYFPQVQLITP
- a CDS encoding enolase C-terminal domain-like protein — encoded protein: MPEIELKTLHLTEPFRIAHGVSSTRQVVRVHESGAAGEAPIVYYYRENAEETVSWLKGEREGGGSKAGQLARDLCHWDQQAEPLWQSVEKILGKGKPWEEVYACRSLGIPTDLEVFEEKVRETSRQFRVLKLKLGSGDLDHDEGIVSTARAAAPGATMFADVNGGWSVDETVLMMERLKRYGLVMIEQPVHHGQGIEAWKELKAKLPAGALPLYADESAQNAEDVQRLAGLADGVNVKLLKCASFGGGIEMIAEARRLGMGVLLGCMIESSLGTTAAAHLAPWADFVDLDGHLYLTDDDYTGITFDEQGRVVMPQRCGIGARPRT
- a CDS encoding M20/M25/M40 family metallo-hydrolase — protein: MIEDLTARAQHYLPEALHWLRRMVEINSFTTNLEGIESVGRVTAECFSELGFEADYVPAQHLEHGPHLFLRRRGMDSTDKPVVLVTHLDTVFPPEEEKRNNFGWQVDGERIYGPGTVDNKGGTVMMWLMLKAMQEVLPELFEKTHWLIAANSAEEVIGSDFARCTAERCPAGARGVLVFEGGPRDAAGYHVVTSRKGRLEYKITCEGRGAHAGSNHALGINAVVEMARILPRIHALSDPERGLTVNVASFNGGTVLNRVPHQAVVKLEMRAFEPQVLADAAAALEAMAGPTEAGAKIVVECLGSTEAWPGGAETEALFNAWEKAGAAMQLPVLRMARGGLSDANYLCSLAPTLDAMGPSGGNAHCSERSADGSKLPEYVEVDTFVPKAVMNVLALASLE
- the lpxB gene encoding lipid-A-disaccharide synthase, with product MTSFYIIAGEVSGDTHGAGLLKELRLLAPEIKVAGLGGPRMKEASGAGIEDWVETAGVVGLWEVLKMYGYFKQKFNATLTAILEQQPAAVILVDYPGFNLRVAKALREKGYKSKILYYISPQVWAWKKGRVKTMAKVLDLMICIFPFEKEFYEKSGLPTEFSGHPMVDRVVTLRRNWERERGLVGWFPGSRLNEVKRLFPIMLQAALAIRMVHPQARFAVSAANETLAGHMRQMADAAGMPEARQWIETGTVYDLMQRAQVGAVASGTATLEAACFGLPYALVYQVNGLTYAVAKAVVRIKHIGIINVLAKREVVKELVQGSLNPDVLAAEMVDLLTNDIRRRDLQNDLAEVVATLGQGGAYHRAAQAVLNSLHP
- the efp gene encoding elongation factor P produces the protein MASTPVINLRKGHAVRYNNEVCLVSDFELKTPPRMASYVQMSVRTLSTGKVYNLRMTSNESLEAVNLNREPHEYSYKDGEDYHFMHPETFEDVVLMESQVKNAKDYLIEGQKYTVQFADDIVIGIELPPSVVMTVTESPEGVKGDSANNVYKAAKLETGLVVQVPLFIGPGDKISVKTEDNSYLGRSN
- the mutL gene encoding DNA mismatch repair endonuclease MutL, with protein sequence MSKIRILSDSLASQVAAGEVVERPAAVIRELVENSLDAGARHVTVEVQRGGAALIRITDDGCGMDREDAMLCMERHATSKIRTKEDLAAIRTFGFRGEALPSIASVSRFRLATREREALSGTEIEIMGGKLTAVKDHGGNHGTVIEVRSLFFNVPARRKFLRTEATEYAHIEQQFRMHAIANAQAAFTLIRDGAVMFHLPATGDMLERIRGLVGEELTSRLIRLPEVEHLGISVSGYIGGPGLSRSNRQQQITFLNGRPIESPSINYGLKEGFHNALMKGQYPVTFLFLEMEAQSFDINVHPAKKEVRFHDGFAVREAVARAVKQALETGSKLPTGHVPRAPASLPASTQAELVIPASPAAPRMMQPERPAEPGIIGPALSPLPERVEARRMPVPVAERTFTAPAKADEVAPAMPQVSAEQPAEAPVKKTMPHFRIIGVLHKLYVLMESTEGLVLMDQHAAHERVNFEKMRRAMEQGGVPSQRLLMPLTLQTSPRDADVLTRNLEALSRLGIEAEPFGPNTFKVEALPTFLKTDDPLAWLDQVIEELQSLSSKSSSLRLGEDMIATTVCRHSVKANDRLATPEIQALLEDLFACEMPYCCPHGRPTLIQMSINELERKFGRQAP